The following proteins come from a genomic window of Miscanthus floridulus cultivar M001 chromosome 2, ASM1932011v1, whole genome shotgun sequence:
- the LOC136537489 gene encoding uncharacterized protein, whose amino-acid sequence MARVAHLFDQKQVGWKLVEGKRRFVISDDLVIKPASTANTHLLLQTISSGGIDRSFEEIEVCVGWAEHQVFYDSHEKKVMYAECDHEFVDLLLSFLVYPVACVIKNFAGTSHLGCSLDNLYGSAVDLDSNGLLAERGYYRKTLLDPSISPFNLHSKQSTQKWFCLCRVQYCHSPQFVNNGTYVVDDDLLIYQASAMLVMKHWCNRGKDRVLEMDIAISKQEAVDLLRATLTSKTARTDVFKSKLEDKCKLSLRLQQNNFQIFVKLHTGKTITRDVENHDTIATVKHKINEKVGLQLPAGYPYHLVYGNRLPDSSTIADCNIGKGSTIHFAVYMGGGN is encoded by the exons ATGGCCAGAGTGGCGCATCTGTTCGACCAAAAACAAGTCGGATGGAAATTGGTCGAGGGGAAACGGCGGTTTGTGATCAGTGATGACCTGGTGATCAAGCCAGCATCCACTGCCAATACACACTTGCTGCTTCAGACGATCAGTTCCGGTGGAATTGATCGCAGCTTTGAGGAGATCGAAGTGTGCGTAGGCTGGGCAGAG CATCAGGTGTTCTACGACAGTCACGAAAAGAAAGTCATGTACGCTGAATGCGACCATGAGTTCGTGGACCTGCTCCTCAGTTTCTTGGTTTACCCAGTGGCCTGTGTAATCAAGAACTTTGCAGGAACTTCTCATCTCGGATGCAGTTTGGATAATCTGTACGGCAGTGCAGTTGATCTAGACTCGAATGGGTTACTAGCAGAACGTGGCTACTATAGAAAGACGTTGTTGGACCCCAGCATTTCCCCGTTCAATCTTCACTCTAAACAATCCACCCAGAAGTGGTTCTGCCTGTGCCGTGTTCAGTATTGCCATTC TCCGCAGTTTGTTAACAACGGCACATACGTTGTAGATGATGATTTGCTTATCTATCAGGCTTCAGCAATGCTGGTTATGAAGCATTGGTGTAATAGAGGAAAAGATAGGGTATTGGAGATGGACATTGCAATCAGCAAACAAGAG GCTGTCGATCTGCTAAGAGCAACCTTGACATCCAAGACGGCCCGGACGGACGTGTTCAAGAGCAAGCTGGAGGACAAGTGCAAACTTTCGCTGAGGCTCCAGCAAAACAATTTTCAGATCTTTGTGAAGCTGCACACGGGTAAGACCATAACACGGGATGTTGAGAATCATGACACCATTGCCACTGTGAAGCACAAGATCAATGAGAAAGTGGGACTACAACTGCCAGCGGGCTATCCGTATCACTTGGTGTACGGAAACAGGCTTCCAGACTCGAGCACGATTGCGGATTGCAACATTGGCAAGGGATCCACCATCCACTTTGCAGTTTACATGGGTGGTGGCAATTGA